The stretch of DNA TCCCCATGAGGCCAAGCGCTCCGCCCACGGCCATCACCATGGGAAACGCCACCGGCAGAACCCAAACTGCCGGCGCTCCGAGCTGCGCACCCCAAAGGCCGACGGCGATCATCGCCAGCACGTGATCGAGCCCGGAGATCGGGTGGTGCAAGCCACTCAAGAAGCCGGTCACGCTGCCCTTTTCCGCATGCGCCCACGCGACGGCCGGCCATGCAAGCACGAGAAGCGCCAGGCATCGATTGCCGATGGAGGATCGACTCATGGTCATCTCCCCGCGAACATCATGATCGTCCGCTGAATCGTCCAATAGGCGCCGCAGACGCCGACGGCATAACCCGGAGCGCATGCGACCCACACTGGCCAGCGCATCTCGAGGGTGCGGAACGCCCGGGCCATGGCGAGCGCCAGCCCGACGAAAACGACTTGCCCGATCTCAACACCAACGTTGAAGAACAACAGCGCCAGCGGGATCTCGGCCCGCGGCATGCCAGCCGTCGTCAGACCCGTGGCGAAGCCGAAGCCGTGCAGCAACCCGAAGGAGAACGCCACGACCCAGGGGTAACGACTCGTGAGCGTCGTCTCACCGCGCCAGCCGCGGACGATTTCGGGACCGAGGAACAGGATGCTGAGCGCGATCGCGGCATTCAGCGGCGGCAAGGGGGCGCGCGCGTAGCCCAGCGTGGCAACCGCGAGCGTCAGACTGTGTGCCACGGTGAATGCGGTGATCGTCTTCAAGAGCTTCATCCGCCCATGGACGATGAGCAGCAGCCCGAGCACGAAGAGCAGGTGATCCACACCGAGCATGATGTGATGGAAACCGAGGCCGATGAACTCGCCAGCAGTCGTGCCCAGAGATCGTTCACCGCGTAGCTCGACCTGCGGCTGGGTCGGGCGCACGATCGCCGTGAAGGTCGTGCCGTCGAGTCGAGTCACGCGGACGAAGATATCGGTGATCGTCCCCTCGAGACCTGGAAACCGGATCCGACTGCTTTCCAGGCTTCGTCCACCAGTCGTCACGACCTGCCGGTGGACGATGGCATCGTAGAGACGCCGCTCGGTCTTCTGTCCTAGCACTTGCCAGTCCGGCGGCAGAACGAGCTGGGCTGGATGTGGGTGCCCGTAGTAAAAGGGTGCCTTCCACACCACTTCGTAGCGATCGAGTGCCAGCTGACGGATATCGAGCGAGCCGGGCTGCGTCTCGTGAGCCGACGCTGCACTGCCAAGCAGCGCGGTCCACGCCAGGACCAGAAAGAGCTTCCAGCGCCGCGTCATGGGGAGACCCGCGCAGCCTGTGCCCCATTGCCAGTCGTCTCTCGAGGCGGCTCGATGACTACCTCGTAGCGCTCACGGAGCTTCCGATAGAAAGCCTCTTGCAGCTCTTTGCGACGCATCACGAACCAGTCGCGCGCCACGGCGTCGCGCACTTCGGAAAGCTCTGGCATGCGTCCGGGGCGACTTTCCGAGACGAACACCACATGCCAGCCGAAGCTCGAACGCACGGGTCCTGACCATTCCCCAGGACTCGCAGCCACGACGGCATTCGCGAACTCTTCGCCGAATTGACTCGCAACGTCGCGCTGGGCCGCGAGTCCCACTTCCTGTGGAAGGAGGCTCGGATCACCCAACGTGTCGAGGTCGATCCGTCGTTCTGCGCTGCGCAGCCGCGCGAGCGCGGCTTGCGCATCGGCTGCAGCGTCGCCCCGCTTGTCCGGATTGAAGAACACCTGTTGGAAAGCCACAGCGGGATCCTCGACATAGGTTGCCGAATGCTGCTGCATGAACTCCTGAAGCTGATCGTCAGTCGGGTCGACCTGGGACGCCACATCCTCGGTCATCAAGTCCAGCTTCATCCGTAGGCGCCGCCGGATGATGGCATCGTCGCGGTCGAGTCCCAGTGCAGTTGCTTCCCGGACGGCAATCTCTTCGCGGATGTGATCCTCGACGAGTCCGTTGAGCTCTTCGGTCGTCGGCAGGCGTTGCCACGTGCGCTCGAAGCCGGCAACGAGCGTTTCGACCTGTCCCGGAGTCACCACGATCCGGGCCGGCTGCTCGCCGGTACGACCGCGGGTGATGTGGAAGGCGACAAAGAGCGCCGCCCCGAGCAGCAAGAACTGCAACAGTGGATCTCTCAACAGCTTCTTCATTGGGGGACTTTCGATCCTCGCCGTGTGGCGCCGCTCCGCGGGGGTGGACACGTTGTGTGCAGCCTATCAGGAGGGACTGAGTTCGTGCAAGGACGCCTGAGTTGATGGCAGTCCTCCTATTGGTTCCGTGAGTCTGGCGATCGCAGAGCAGCTCTGTTTCAGCATGCTGAGAGGTAGCCTCTGAGGATCTGCCGGTACTTCGGCTTCCCGATCTTGTTTGTCATTCATCATTCGAAATGCCGACGTGCTACCGCGGAAACAGCAGGGTCACGGCGGCCCGGAATCCCCACTCTTCAGGACCTCCATCGAAATGCTCGGCGTAGTAACGAGGGCCGGCCTGGACTTGAATCAGCTGACTTCCAATCGACGTCACCTTCGCCACGAGAAAAGCCAATGGCACATTCCACTGCTTGTTCTCCCAGTCGTACGTCGTTTCGGTCTGCAGGGCGAACGACCACGCGCTTGCCGTGGTATAGGACGCGAAGGGCTGCAGGAAAGTCGAATTGACGTTGTCGCGGTCACTGTCACCGGCGAATGACCAGATGTGGTTCGTGAGGAAGCCGAGAGTCCAGGAACCCTGTTGTTTCAGTGCGACGGCTGTGGGACCGGCGCCCCATTTCTTGGCGCCTAGGAGTTTGTCGGTCGCTGTGGGCAGCAGCAGTACAGGACCGATACCCCAGATCCAGCCACTGGCGGTAGGACTTGCCGGGGAGAAGAATAGACTCTGAACGGCATCCCCGAGTCCGGATTGACTGCCGCTGCCGGAGAAGATGTCCTTCTGATAAACCAGCGGCAGGATCGTACGGCTGATGAGATTCCAGTCTTCGCTGAGAGAGAATGGGATTACCGGTTGCATGTTCAAGGTCATCCGCGAGCCCTCGTCGAGCGGACCGACGTTATCGTCGAAATTCAGCTGGAAGGGCACCGAGATCAGCGAGGAGACTGGGTTCGACAGCTGTTTTGCCAGCTTGGCCGCGTCTGGCTCCGCTGACGCCTCTTCAGCGGACACATTCGATGCCAGCAGGGTCAAAGTGGCGACGGCCAATGCAATGATCGTCTGTGCAGT from Candidatus Krumholzibacteriia bacterium encodes:
- a CDS encoding HupE/UreJ family protein encodes the protein MTRRWKLFLVLAWTALLGSAASAHETQPGSLDIRQLALDRYEVVWKAPFYYGHPHPAQLVLPPDWQVLGQKTERRLYDAIVHRQVVTTGGRSLESSRIRFPGLEGTITDIFVRVTRLDGTTFTAIVRPTQPQVELRGERSLGTTAGEFIGLGFHHIMLGVDHLLFVLGLLLIVHGRMKLLKTITAFTVAHSLTLAVATLGYARAPLPPLNAAIALSILFLGPEIVRGWRGETTLTSRYPWVVAFSFGLLHGFGFATGLTTAGMPRAEIPLALLFFNVGVEIGQVVFVGLALAMARAFRTLEMRWPVWVACAPGYAVGVCGAYWTIQRTIMMFAGR
- a CDS encoding peptidylprolyl isomerase — encoded protein: MKKLLRDPLLQFLLLGAALFVAFHITRGRTGEQPARIVVTPGQVETLVAGFERTWQRLPTTEELNGLVEDHIREEIAVREATALGLDRDDAIIRRRLRMKLDLMTEDVASQVDPTDDQLQEFMQQHSATYVEDPAVAFQQVFFNPDKRGDAAADAQAALARLRSAERRIDLDTLGDPSLLPQEVGLAAQRDVASQFGEEFANAVVAASPGEWSGPVRSSFGWHVVFVSESRPGRMPELSEVRDAVARDWFVMRRKELQEAFYRKLRERYEVVIEPPRETTGNGAQAARVSP
- a CDS encoding transporter, whose product is MKRTAQTIIALAVATLTLLASNVSAEEASAEPDAAKLAKQLSNPVSSLISVPFQLNFDDNVGPLDEGSRMTLNMQPVIPFSLSEDWNLISRTILPLVYQKDIFSGSGSQSGLGDAVQSLFFSPASPTASGWIWGIGPVLLLPTATDKLLGAKKWGAGPTAVALKQQGSWTLGFLTNHIWSFAGDSDRDNVNSTFLQPFASYTTASAWSFALQTETTYDWENKQWNVPLAFLVAKVTSIGSQLIQVQAGPRYYAEHFDGGPEEWGFRAAVTLLFPR